Proteins from one Loktanella sp. M215 genomic window:
- a CDS encoding putative selenate ABC transporter substrate-binding protein → MRTLFVCLLAIMAGQSAAAQTLYFSAIPDDDESRLVERFGAVADYLSEALDVDVQYVPVKSYAAAVTAFANDQIQLGWFGGLSGVQARIAVPDSHAIAQGAEDETFVTYFIANTDTGLTRTEDFPDLAERSFTFGAETSTSGRLMPEYWIREATGEAPSDLFSAVGFSGDHGQTLRLVASGAYEVGALNYAVYDTAVADGTPEAAATTIIWQTPPYPDYNWTIRGDVDARFGAGFADKVQAALIAMDDPNLLASFPRSAFIAADDALYQPIVDTARALDLID, encoded by the coding sequence ATGCGCACACTATTCGTTTGTCTGCTTGCGATCATGGCTGGTCAGTCTGCCGCGGCGCAAACACTCTATTTCTCGGCCATCCCCGACGACGACGAATCACGGCTGGTCGAACGCTTCGGCGCGGTGGCCGACTATCTGTCAGAGGCACTGGACGTCGATGTGCAATACGTGCCGGTGAAAAGCTATGCCGCCGCCGTGACCGCCTTCGCCAACGACCAGATCCAGCTGGGCTGGTTCGGCGGGCTGTCGGGCGTGCAGGCACGCATTGCCGTGCCCGATAGCCACGCGATTGCGCAGGGGGCGGAGGACGAGACCTTCGTCACCTATTTCATCGCCAACACCGACACCGGTCTGACCAGAACCGAGGATTTTCCGGATCTGGCAGAGCGCAGCTTTACCTTCGGGGCCGAAACCTCGACCTCTGGTCGTCTGATGCCGGAATACTGGATCCGCGAGGCAACGGGCGAGGCGCCGTCCGATCTGTTCAGTGCCGTCGGCTTTTCCGGCGACCACGGTCAGACGCTGCGACTGGTCGCGTCCGGTGCCTATGAGGTTGGTGCGCTGAATTATGCGGTCTACGACACCGCCGTCGCCGATGGCACCCCCGAGGCTGCGGCCACAACGATCATCTGGCAAACCCCGCCCTACCCCGACTACAACTGGACGATCCGTGGCGATGTCGATGCCCGGTTCGGTGCCGGGTTTGCGGACAAGGTACAGGCCGCGCTGATCGCGATGGACGATCCCAATCTTTTGGCATCGTTCCCCCGGAGCGCCTTCATTGCCGCCGACGACGCGTTGTATCAGCCGATCGTCGACACGGCGCGGGCGCTGGACCTGATCGACTGA
- a CDS encoding PhnE/PtxC family ABC transporter permease, with protein MIRRRDVLAGFGLATVAALWLADLSAARPDPWMTLAAIGRGVLHPDFSDPGGMLWAAALTVAFAFCGVALGAVAGLLLAPFYAVTPVRLACICLRAVHELFWALLLFSVTGLSPLTGVLAIGLPYAGIFAKVFSEYLDDTPAAARLPGTVPRLTRLLWVQLPQALPQMQTYTLYRLECGLRSSAVLGFIGLPTLGFQLETAFKQAQYGQAVAVLALFLALILPLRIWMIWRLVPVFLLASVAALMTVAVPPMGDGTVLRFLTDIVPAPLRSGADWGDWLHKVFVAQALPGSVATLVLSQIALAGAAVLAALAFPAIVPRIVGRAGALVGHGVLVVLRSIPDYMLAFVLLQILGPSMLPAALALGLHNGAIIAHLLGREARGLPQRPDAPRGLTLWAWDLLPRLTPSFWALCLYRWEIILRDSAIMGLLGIGTLGFYIQSNVQTLRMDRVIALLVVSVALTLAVDTLSRRLRRAMQDGPALRIEASRAVAS; from the coding sequence ATGATCCGCCGTCGCGACGTTCTGGCGGGGTTTGGGCTGGCGACGGTCGCGGCGCTGTGGCTGGCGGACCTGAGTGCCGCACGGCCCGATCCGTGGATGACATTGGCGGCCATCGGGCGCGGCGTGCTGCACCCGGATTTCAGCGATCCCGGCGGCATGCTCTGGGCTGCGGCGTTGACCGTCGCCTTCGCATTCTGCGGCGTCGCCCTTGGCGCCGTGGCGGGCCTGTTGCTGGCACCGTTTTATGCCGTGACGCCGGTGCGGCTGGCCTGCATCTGCCTGCGTGCGGTGCACGAGCTATTCTGGGCCTTGCTGCTGTTCAGCGTCACGGGCCTGTCGCCGCTGACCGGCGTGCTGGCCATCGGGCTGCCCTACGCGGGGATTTTCGCCAAGGTCTTTTCGGAATACCTCGACGACACGCCCGCCGCGGCCCGCCTGCCGGGGACGGTGCCGCGCCTGACCCGGCTGCTGTGGGTGCAACTGCCACAGGCCTTGCCACAGATGCAGACCTATACCCTGTACCGTCTGGAATGTGGCCTGCGGTCCTCTGCCGTGCTGGGTTTCATCGGTTTGCCGACGCTGGGGTTCCAGTTGGAGACGGCGTTCAAGCAGGCGCAGTACGGGCAGGCCGTCGCGGTTCTGGCGCTGTTTCTGGCGCTGATCCTGCCCTTGCGGATCTGGATGATCTGGCGGCTGGTGCCGGTGTTCCTTCTCGCTTCTGTCGCCGCACTGATGACGGTCGCCGTGCCGCCTATGGGCGATGGTACCGTGCTGCGGTTCCTGACCGACATCGTGCCCGCACCGCTGCGCAGCGGTGCGGACTGGGGCGACTGGCTGCACAAGGTCTTCGTCGCGCAGGCGCTGCCGGGGTCGGTCGCGACGCTGGTGCTGTCGCAGATCGCGCTGGCCGGGGCGGCAGTGCTGGCCGCGCTGGCCTTTCCGGCCATCGTGCCGCGCATCGTGGGCCGGGCGGGTGCGCTGGTGGGGCACGGTGTTCTGGTCGTCCTGCGATCGATCCCGGATTACATGCTGGCCTTCGTGTTGTTGCAGATCCTCGGGCCGTCGATGTTGCCGGCCGCCCTGGCGCTCGGGCTTCACAACGGCGCGATCATCGCGCATCTGCTGGGCCGCGAGGCGCGCGGCCTGCCGCAGCGTCCAGACGCGCCGCGGGGCCTGACGCTTTGGGCGTGGGATCTGCTGCCGCGTCTGACGCCATCGTTCTGGGCGCTTTGCCTTTATCGGTGGGAGATCATTCTGCGCGACAGCGCCATCATGGGCCTGCTGGGAATCGGCACCTTGGGATTTTACATCCAGAGTAATGTGCAGACGCTGCGGATGGACCGGGTGATCGCGCTTCTGGTGGTGTCAGTCGCGCTGACACTGGCGGTGGACACGCTGTCACGTCGCCTGCGCCGCGCCATGCAGGACGGCCCCGCCCTGCGGATCGAGGCATCGCGCGCCGTGGCGTCCTGA
- the katG gene encoding catalase/peroxidase HPI — MKDHAATQGACPFRGTRVGGALGSEPQLDHWWPNRLKVELLHQDPPFANPMKDEDYASRFLELDLDAIKADIKDFLTTSVEWWPSDYHNYGPQMVRMAWHSAGTYRIADGRGGAAQAMQRFAPINSWWDNGNTDKSRRLLAPIKLKYGSKISWADLIVLTGNCALEIMNFPTFGFGGGRIDAWEADKATYWGPEGWNGKRPQDTPAGPHEGHPDQMVTRTLRWKGDVKEDYYDLENPLAASNQSLIYVDPEGPNGNGVPMDSARDIRETFARMAMNDEETVALIAGGHAFGKSHGMTSPDEIGPAPEGAPMKAMGMGWQNPKGTGFGQYTMTNGIEGSWTPNPVAWDNDYLTNLFRFEWEQTKSPAGATQWKPVDPNAPKTPDAHVEGQMNTLMMMTSDIALKVDPAYNAICQRFLNDFDYFTEAFSKAWYKLVHRDMGPKVRYLGKEVPAEEFLWQDPIPANDGYSLSDADVATLKDKIHATGLSVQDLVSSAWAAASTYRKSDNRGGANGGRLRLEPQRSWEVNNPGRLGHVLDTLEGVKADFGRVSMADLIVLAGCAGVEKAARDAGVEVTVPFIGGRMDTTQELTDVEQFNWLQPVVDGFRNYINEAVGYNVAPEHIFLDKAHLLSLTAPEWTAITGGLKVLAGNYDGSSAGVFTDRPGVLTNDFFKTLCSMEYSWEPQGDDEMMFDLVTREGGQSRHTATRCDLVFGANAQLRQVAEVYAADDGHARLVKDFVKAWHKVMMLDRFDVPEERAKAVAVC; from the coding sequence ATGAAAGATCATGCAGCAACTCAGGGCGCGTGCCCCTTTCGCGGCACCCGCGTCGGCGGCGCCTTGGGGTCCGAACCGCAACTGGACCATTGGTGGCCGAACCGGCTGAAGGTCGAGTTGCTGCATCAGGACCCGCCTTTCGCAAACCCGATGAAGGACGAGGACTATGCATCGCGGTTCTTGGAACTCGACCTTGACGCGATCAAGGCCGATATCAAGGACTTCCTGACGACCTCCGTCGAGTGGTGGCCGTCCGACTATCACAACTACGGTCCGCAGATGGTCCGCATGGCCTGGCACTCTGCCGGGACTTACCGGATCGCCGACGGTCGTGGCGGTGCCGCACAGGCCATGCAGCGTTTTGCCCCGATCAACAGCTGGTGGGACAACGGCAACACCGACAAGTCGCGCCGCCTGCTGGCGCCGATCAAGCTGAAATACGGCTCCAAGATCAGCTGGGCCGACCTGATCGTTCTGACCGGCAATTGCGCGCTGGAAATCATGAACTTTCCGACCTTCGGCTTCGGCGGCGGTCGCATCGACGCTTGGGAAGCCGACAAGGCGACCTACTGGGGCCCCGAAGGCTGGAATGGCAAGCGCCCGCAGGACACGCCTGCCGGCCCGCACGAAGGTCACCCGGACCAGATGGTCACACGGACCCTGCGCTGGAAGGGTGACGTGAAAGAGGATTACTACGACCTCGAAAACCCGCTGGCCGCGTCGAACCAGTCGCTGATCTACGTCGACCCCGAAGGCCCGAACGGCAACGGCGTGCCAATGGATTCCGCCCGCGACATCCGCGAAACCTTTGCCCGGATGGCGATGAACGACGAGGAAACCGTCGCCCTGATCGCCGGTGGCCACGCGTTTGGCAAATCGCACGGCATGACCTCGCCGGACGAGATCGGTCCCGCACCAGAAGGTGCGCCGATGAAGGCGATGGGCATGGGCTGGCAGAACCCCAAGGGTACCGGCTTCGGCCAGTATACGATGACCAACGGTATCGAAGGATCCTGGACCCCGAACCCCGTGGCATGGGACAACGATTATCTGACGAACCTGTTCAGGTTCGAATGGGAGCAGACGAAATCCCCCGCCGGTGCAACCCAGTGGAAGCCTGTCGATCCGAACGCACCCAAGACGCCCGACGCCCATGTCGAAGGTCAGATGAACACGCTGATGATGATGACCTCTGACATCGCGCTGAAGGTGGACCCCGCCTATAACGCGATCTGCCAGCGGTTCCTGAACGACTTCGACTACTTCACGGAAGCCTTCTCCAAGGCGTGGTACAAGCTGGTGCACCGCGACATGGGTCCGAAGGTCCGCTACCTCGGCAAGGAAGTGCCGGCGGAAGAGTTCCTGTGGCAAGATCCGATCCCTGCGAACGACGGCTACAGCCTGTCCGATGCGGATGTCGCGACCCTGAAGGACAAGATCCACGCAACGGGCCTGTCCGTGCAGGACCTCGTCTCGTCCGCATGGGCCGCAGCCTCGACCTACCGCAAGTCGGACAACCGTGGCGGTGCCAACGGCGGCCGTCTGCGGCTGGAACCGCAGCGCAGCTGGGAGGTCAACAATCCCGGCCGTCTGGGTCACGTGCTGGACACGCTGGAAGGCGTGAAGGCCGACTTTGGCCGCGTGTCGATGGCCGACCTGATCGTGCTGGCCGGTTGCGCCGGGGTCGAAAAGGCCGCGCGCGATGCGGGTGTCGAAGTGACCGTGCCTTTCATCGGTGGCCGCATGGACACCACGCAAGAGCTGACGGACGTGGAGCAGTTCAACTGGTTGCAACCGGTCGTCGACGGCTTCCGCAACTACATCAACGAAGCCGTGGGCTATAACGTCGCTCCCGAGCACATCTTCCTCGATAAGGCGCATCTGCTGAGCCTGACGGCCCCCGAATGGACGGCCATCACCGGCGGTCTGAAGGTGCTGGCGGGCAACTACGACGGGTCGTCCGCCGGTGTGTTCACCGACCGGCCCGGCGTGCTGACCAACGACTTCTTCAAGACGCTGTGCAGCATGGAGTATTCGTGGGAGCCGCAAGGCGACGACGAGATGATGTTCGACCTCGTGACCCGTGAAGGCGGTCAGTCCCGCCATACGGCAACGCGCTGCGATCTGGTCTTCGGTGCCAACGCGCAGCTGCGTCAGGTGGCAGAGGTCTATGCCGCTGATGACGGTCACGCCCGTCTGGTCAAGGACTTCGTGAAGGCCTGGCACAAAGTGATGATGCTCGACCGATTCGACGTACCGGAAGAGCGCGCGAAGGCCGTCGCCGTCTGCTGA
- a CDS encoding aromatic ring-hydroxylating oxygenase subunit alpha has translation MLDDRSDVSTVTTLLAARKSGHTLPAPLYTSQAAFEADCAKIFGRHWIAVGVACDVEEAGDVMALDIGAASILILRDDDNQLRAFHNVCSHRGARLVPPGRSVVGKLVCPYHQWTYDLDGALALAPHMGVDFARDLHHLKPVALRDVGGILYACLSDTPPDDIAELAAVMEPRLAPYDLRNARIAFEQDVIEDGNWKLTMENNRECYHCASNHPQLSLSFHAADFGYDPDNLTDTEKAEANGLLDAYARHGAIWDAQGLPHAAVEHTVGWPTNFRTQRLIIAGLGESQTPDTRAAVSVPLGDTDRPGMGDVHLWGINSWNHVMSDHAVIFTAFPIAPNKTLVRTKWLVNRDAVEGEDYDLDNLTAVWKQTNAEDAHLVALAHQGALSPGYRPGPYSRFTERALDEFATWYVDRMTAGTGA, from the coding sequence ATGCTTGACGATCGTTCCGACGTCTCCACCGTCACCACACTGCTTGCAGCCAGAAAATCAGGCCACACCCTGCCTGCGCCGCTTTACACGTCGCAGGCCGCTTTCGAGGCCGATTGCGCCAAGATCTTCGGTCGTCACTGGATCGCGGTGGGCGTCGCCTGCGATGTCGAAGAAGCGGGCGATGTCATGGCACTCGACATCGGTGCGGCCTCGATCTTGATCCTGCGCGATGACGACAATCAGTTGCGCGCCTTTCACAACGTCTGTTCGCACCGCGGCGCACGACTGGTGCCGCCGGGGCGGTCCGTCGTTGGCAAGCTGGTGTGCCCCTATCACCAGTGGACCTACGACCTTGACGGGGCGCTGGCGCTGGCCCCGCACATGGGGGTGGATTTCGCCCGCGACCTGCACCACCTGAAACCGGTGGCGCTGCGCGACGTGGGCGGCATCCTTTACGCCTGCCTGTCGGACACTCCGCCAGACGATATTGCCGAACTGGCGGCGGTGATGGAACCGCGCCTTGCCCCCTACGACCTGCGCAACGCCCGCATCGCGTTTGAGCAGGACGTCATCGAAGACGGCAACTGGAAGCTGACGATGGAGAACAACCGCGAGTGCTATCACTGCGCGTCGAACCATCCGCAACTGTCCCTGTCGTTCCACGCCGCCGACTTCGGCTATGACCCCGACAACCTGACCGACACCGAAAAGGCCGAGGCCAACGGCCTGCTGGACGCCTACGCCCGCCACGGTGCGATCTGGGATGCGCAGGGCCTGCCCCATGCGGCCGTCGAACACACCGTCGGATGGCCCACGAATTTCCGCACTCAGCGTCTGATCATTGCGGGGCTTGGCGAAAGCCAGACCCCCGACACCCGCGCCGCCGTCAGCGTGCCGCTTGGCGACACCGACCGCCCCGGCATGGGCGACGTGCACCTGTGGGGGATCAATTCGTGGAACCACGTCATGTCGGACCATGCGGTGATCTTCACGGCCTTCCCGATCGCGCCCAACAAGACGCTGGTGCGGACGAAATGGCTGGTCAATCGCGACGCGGTCGAAGGTGAGGATTACGACCTCGACAACCTCACCGCCGTCTGGAAGCAGACCAATGCCGAAGACGCGCATCTGGTCGCCCTTGCCCATCAGGGCGCCTTGTCGCCGGGCTATCGCCCCGGCCCCTACTCGCGCTTCACCGAACGCGCGCTGGACGAATTCGCGACATGGTACGTGGACCGCATGACCGCCGGGACGGGGGCATGA
- a CDS encoding NADH:flavin oxidoreductase, with translation MKDGATTDPLLQPYRLKHLTLKNRIMTTSHEPAYPEDGMPKGRYRAYHAERAKGGVALAMTAGSAAVSRDSPPVFNNVLAYRDEVVPWITELTDACHEHACAVMIQLTHLGRRTTWSKGDWLPAVSPGPHREPAHRAFPKVLEDWDIARIITDFADAAERMQAGGMDGIELYAGGHLLDSFWSPLTNTLTGPYGADSIENRVRFTLDVLTEVRKRVGPDFIVGIRGTADEMQAGGITAADGVRIATLLRDSGMVDFFNVNRGRIHTDPAMTQMIPVGGMRSAPHLDFAGQIRAATGLPTFHASRIQDVATARHAIADGLLDMVGMTRAHMADPHIVRKIMEGREQHIRPCTGANYCLDRIYQGGMALCIHNAATGREETMPHDIPPAAVPRHVVIVGAGPAGLEAARVAAARGHRVTVFEAADAPGGQIRPTARTPRRSELMGIVDWRMAQCEAMGVTFHFNTYAEEADVMALTPDVVIVATGGMAHTQLYETAQDQPLVVTSWDILSGDVKAAGHVLIYDEAGDHAGLQAAEVALTAGAKVEIMTPDRTFAPEVMAMNLVPYMKALQHDDVTFTVTQRMLGVEHVGNRLRVAIGTDYSNRVTHADYDQVVLNYGTMPLDALYHALRPLSVNDGAVDQDALIAGRPQTITTRADGTFQLFRIGDAVASRNTHAAIYDALRLVKDL, from the coding sequence ATGAAAGACGGCGCCACCACCGATCCCCTGCTGCAGCCGTACCGGCTGAAGCACCTGACGCTGAAGAACCGGATCATGACGACCAGTCACGAACCGGCCTACCCCGAGGACGGGATGCCAAAGGGACGCTATCGCGCCTATCACGCGGAACGGGCCAAGGGCGGCGTGGCGCTGGCGATGACGGCGGGATCGGCGGCGGTCAGCCGCGACAGCCCGCCGGTGTTCAACAATGTCCTCGCCTACCGCGACGAGGTCGTGCCGTGGATTACGGAACTGACGGACGCCTGCCATGAACACGCCTGCGCGGTGATGATTCAGCTGACGCATCTGGGTCGCCGCACGACATGGTCAAAGGGCGATTGGCTGCCCGCTGTCAGCCCCGGCCCGCACCGCGAACCTGCCCACCGTGCCTTTCCCAAGGTGCTGGAAGATTGGGACATCGCCCGCATCATCACCGATTTCGCCGACGCCGCCGAACGGATGCAGGCGGGCGGCATGGACGGGATCGAGCTTTATGCGGGCGGCCACCTGCTGGACAGTTTCTGGTCGCCGCTGACCAATACGCTGACCGGGCCCTACGGGGCTGACAGCATCGAAAACCGCGTGCGATTCACGCTCGACGTTCTGACCGAGGTCCGCAAACGCGTGGGCCCCGATTTTATCGTCGGCATCCGCGGCACGGCGGACGAGATGCAGGCGGGCGGAATCACCGCGGCCGATGGCGTGCGGATTGCGACACTGCTGCGTGACAGCGGCATGGTCGATTTCTTTAACGTCAACCGGGGGCGCATCCATACCGACCCCGCGATGACGCAGATGATCCCGGTGGGCGGCATGCGCAGCGCGCCGCATCTGGACTTCGCAGGCCAGATCCGTGCCGCGACCGGCTTGCCCACGTTCCACGCCAGCCGCATTCAGGACGTGGCCACGGCGCGGCACGCCATCGCGGACGGCCTGCTGGACATGGTCGGGATGACCCGCGCCCACATGGCGGACCCGCATATCGTGCGCAAGATCATGGAAGGGCGCGAACAGCATATCCGGCCCTGCACAGGGGCCAACTACTGCCTTGACCGCATCTATCAGGGCGGCATGGCATTGTGCATCCACAACGCCGCGACCGGGCGCGAGGAAACGATGCCGCACGACATCCCGCCCGCTGCTGTGCCGCGCCATGTCGTCATCGTGGGTGCCGGACCGGCCGGGCTGGAGGCCGCGCGCGTGGCGGCGGCCCGCGGCCACCGCGTCACGGTCTTCGAGGCGGCGGACGCGCCCGGTGGCCAGATCCGCCCGACCGCCCGCACCCCGCGCCGGTCGGAACTGATGGGCATCGTCGACTGGCGCATGGCCCAATGCGAGGCGATGGGCGTCACGTTCCATTTCAACACCTATGCCGAAGAAGCGGACGTCATGGCCCTGACCCCCGATGTCGTGATCGTCGCGACCGGCGGCATGGCGCATACGCAGCTTTACGAAACCGCGCAGGACCAACCCCTCGTCGTGACAAGCTGGGACATCCTGTCAGGCGACGTCAAAGCCGCGGGCCACGTCCTGATCTATGACGAGGCGGGCGATCACGCGGGCCTGCAGGCGGCAGAAGTCGCGCTGACCGCCGGTGCCAAGGTCGAGATCATGACCCCCGATCGCACCTTTGCGCCAGAGGTCATGGCGATGAACCTCGTGCCCTACATGAAGGCGCTGCAGCACGATGACGTCACCTTTACCGTGACGCAGCGCATGCTGGGGGTAGAGCATGTCGGCAACCGGCTGCGCGTGGCCATCGGTACGGATTATTCCAACCGGGTGACCCATGCGGACTACGATCAGGTCGTGCTCAACTATGGAACGATGCCGCTGGACGCGCTTTACCATGCCCTGCGACCGCTGTCGGTGAACGACGGTGCGGTCGATCAGGATGCATTGATCGCAGGCCGACCGCAGACCATCACGACGCGCGCCGACGGCACCTTTCAACTGTTCCGCATCGGCGATGCCGTGGCGTCCCGGAACACCCACGCGGCGATTTATGACGCGCTGCGCCTTGTGAAGGATCTGTGA
- a CDS encoding flavin reductase family protein, with protein sequence MIAVDPADWGSRRRRRFPPEKWASLICKAVWDETPDVRTFLLTPEDGSRIEHDAGQFMTLRIATPDGIVERCYTIASSAARDAGIEITVKRQAGAASGHLHDSLIPGARIEAFGPSGRFGPVSWPGARYALIAAGSGVTPMLSMLRTAADRGIVLDAVLVQVSPDHTDMIATQDIALLTRRLPGLAHIPVTTRTPGALRPTSDLLTSLIPDLADRTVLCCGPQPFMAMVRAMARDAGVPQESYGEESFDFSSPEAEITPTADTPLRNVTFARSGKVFACAETTMILAAVKAAGLPLPSSCARGMCGTCKTFKHSGEVTMAHDGGIRQREIDRGFILPCVSRPLTDIVLDC encoded by the coding sequence ATGATCGCCGTCGATCCCGCCGACTGGGGGTCCCGTCGCCGCCGCCGCTTTCCCCCCGAAAAATGGGCAAGCCTGATCTGCAAGGCGGTCTGGGACGAAACCCCGGACGTCCGCACCTTTCTGCTGACCCCCGAAGACGGCAGCCGGATCGAACATGACGCGGGTCAGTTCATGACGCTGCGCATTGCCACCCCGGACGGCATCGTCGAGCGGTGCTATACTATCGCATCCTCTGCCGCCCGCGACGCTGGTATCGAGATCACCGTCAAACGTCAGGCCGGCGCCGCCTCGGGCCATCTGCACGACAGCCTGATCCCCGGCGCGCGTATCGAAGCCTTCGGCCCGTCGGGCCGCTTTGGTCCGGTGTCCTGGCCCGGCGCGCGCTATGCGCTGATAGCGGCGGGCAGTGGTGTGACGCCGATGCTGTCGATGCTGCGCACGGCAGCGGATCGCGGGATCGTCCTAGATGCGGTGCTGGTGCAGGTGTCGCCGGACCACACGGACATGATCGCAACGCAGGACATTGCCCTGCTGACGCGCCGCCTGCCGGGGCTCGCGCATATTCCCGTCACCACCCGGACGCCCGGTGCCCTGCGGCCCACGTCCGACCTGCTGACCAGCCTGATCCCCGATCTGGCGGACCGCACCGTGCTGTGCTGCGGGCCGCAACCTTTCATGGCGATGGTCCGCGCGATGGCCCGGGACGCAGGCGTGCCGCAGGAGAGCTACGGTGAGGAAAGCTTCGACTTTTCCTCGCCCGAGGCCGAGATCACGCCCACCGCCGACACGCCCCTGCGCAACGTGACCTTTGCCCGCAGCGGCAAGGTCTTCGCCTGCGCCGAGACGACGATGATCCTCGCGGCGGTCAAGGCGGCGGGTCTGCCGCTGCCATCGTCCTGCGCGCGGGGTATGTGCGGCACCTGCAAGACGTTCAAGCACAGCGGCGAGGTCACGATGGCCCACGACGGCGGCATTCGCCAGCGCGAGATCGACCGCGGTTTCATACTGCCCTGCGTCAGCCGTCCGCTGACCGACATCGTCCTCGACTGTTAG
- a CDS encoding ATP-binding cassette domain-containing protein gives MTPPLVALTDQTLGWGGQAVLRGVTLRIEAGERIVLLGRSGVGKSTLLATLHDRMALRTALVPQDHGLVGSLSVFHNIWMGVLDDHGTAQNLRCLLWPRRAERARVEDTLDIVGLSGMGRRRVAQLSGGQRQRVALGRALLRGGAVVLGDEPVTALDPAQGAALLDHLGARFKTSILALHDVDQALRVATRIVGLRAGGIAVDAPAGDLTEADLLALYR, from the coding sequence ATGACACCGCCGCTTGTCGCGCTGACGGACCAGACGCTGGGCTGGGGTGGGCAGGCGGTGCTGCGGGGCGTGACCCTGCGGATCGAGGCGGGCGAGCGTATCGTTCTGCTGGGGCGCAGCGGCGTGGGCAAAAGTACGTTGCTGGCCACGCTGCACGACCGGATGGCCCTGCGCACCGCACTGGTGCCGCAGGATCACGGGCTGGTCGGCAGCCTGTCGGTCTTTCACAACATCTGGATGGGCGTGCTGGACGATCACGGCACGGCCCAAAACCTGCGCTGTCTGCTCTGGCCGCGCCGGGCAGAGCGGGCGCGGGTCGAAGACACACTCGACATCGTCGGACTGTCCGGAATGGGGCGGCGCCGTGTCGCGCAACTGTCCGGCGGGCAGCGCCAGCGCGTGGCGCTGGGGCGCGCGCTGCTGCGCGGTGGCGCCGTGGTGCTGGGGGACGAACCGGTGACGGCGCTGGATCCCGCGCAGGGGGCGGCGCTGCTGGATCATCTGGGCGCACGGTTCAAGACCTCGATCCTGGCGCTGCACGATGTGGATCAGGCGCTGCGGGTCGCCACGCGCATCGTCGGCCTGCGGGCCGGGGGCATCGCCGTCGACGCGCCTGCAGGCGATTTGACCGAGGCCGACCTGCTGGCGCTTTACCGATGA